A region from the Rosa rugosa chromosome 6, drRosRugo1.1, whole genome shotgun sequence genome encodes:
- the LOC133714362 gene encoding protein GRAVITROPIC IN THE LIGHT 1, giving the protein MLPTGARDTQLRESNSQKVHPQPMEESMNQNPEAVEALISKVFTNISSLKSAYIQLQAAHTPYDPDKIQAADKLVISELKNLSELKHFYRENNPSPVCVSPQDSRLAAEIQEQQILLKTYGVMVKKFQSEIQNKDSEIMQLQQHIEEAKQKQAKLEKNLKLRGLSTKESEASAGENGFSPVDLTPDLFTSVVEAAYKAIHDFAKPLINMMKAAGWDLDAAANSIEPTVVYAKRPHKKYAFESHICQRMFSGFQQESFSIKSDNLTVNKESFFHQFLTLRDMDPLDMLGQTPDSIFGRFCRSKYLVVVHPKMETSFFGNLDQRNYIMGGGHPRTPFYQAFLKLAKSIWLLHRLAFSFDPHVEIFQVKRGSEFSEVYMESVVKNLIMDEGDQKPKVGLMVMPGFWVGGSVIQSRVYLSGMKVAE; this is encoded by the coding sequence ATGCTACCCACTGGAGCGCGAGATACACAACTCCGTGAGAGCAATAGCCAGAAGGTTCACCCACAACCGATGGAAGAGTCAATGAATCAGAATCCAGAAGCTGTGGAAGCCCTGATATCTAAGGTTTTTACAAACATCTCGTCCCTGAAATCAGCTTACATCCAGCTCCAAGCTGCTCATACTCCCTATGACCCTGACAAAATTCAAGCTGCTGATAAACTTGTTATTTCTGAGCTGAAAAACCTCTCTGAACTTAAGCACTTCTACAGGGAGAACAATCCCAGCCCAGTATGTGTTTCTCCACAGGATTCCCGCTTAGCTGCAGAAATACAAGAACAACAAATTCTGCTGAAAACCTATGGGGTTATGGTTAAAAAGTTCCAGTCTGAGATCCAGAATAAAGATTCTGAAATCATGCAGCTTCAGCAGCATATTGAGGAGGCAAAACAGAAGCAAGCTAAGTTGGAAAAGAACCTAAAGCTTAGGGGCTTGTCTACAAAAGAATCAGAAGCTTCTGCCGGTGAAAATGGATTTTCTCCTGTGGATTTAACCCCTGATCTCTTCACATCGGTTGTTGAAGCTGCATATAAAGCTATTCATGACTTTGCCAAACCATTGATCAACATGATGAAAGCAGCTGGGTGGGACCTTGATGCAGCTGCCAACTCAATTGAACCGACCGTTGTTTATGCAAAGAGACCTCACAAGAAGTATGCATTTGAGTCTCATATATGCCAAAGAATGTTCAGTGGCTTCCAGCAGGAAAGCTTCTCCATCAAATCAGACAATCTAACAGTAAATAAGGAGAGCTTCTTCCACCAATTTCTCACTCTGCGGGACATGGATCCATTGGACATGCTTGGCCAAACTCCAGATTCTATTTTTGGGAGATTTTGCAGGAGCAAGTACCTAGTAGTGGTTCACCCGAAAATGGAGACTTCATTTTTTGGGAATTTAGATCAACGAAATTATATAATGGGTGGTGGTCATCCAAGGACTCCGTTTTACCAGGCTTTCTTAAAACTGGCCAAGTCAATATGGCTTTTGCACAGGTTGGCCTTTTCGTTTGATCCTCATGTTGAGATCTTCCAGGTTAAGAGGGGGAGTGAGTTTTCAGAGGTTTACATGGAAAGTGTGGTGAAGAATTTGATAATGGATGAAGGTGATCAAAAGCCTAAGGTTGGTCTCATGGTGATGCCTGGTTTTTGGGTTGGAGGCAGTGTGATTCAAAGTCGAGTTTATCTCTCTGGTATGAAGGTTGCTGAATGA